In Strigops habroptila isolate Jane chromosome 2, bStrHab1.2.pri, whole genome shotgun sequence, one genomic interval encodes:
- the TRIM13 gene encoding E3 ubiquitin-protein ligase TRIM13 isoform X1, whose product MDMMELLEEDLTCPICCSLFDDPRVLPCSHNFCRKCLEGILEGNVRNVLWRPSPFKCPTCRKETPVTGINSLQVNYSLKGIVEKYNKIKVTPKMPVCKVHSGQPLNIFCRTDMQLICGVCATRGDHTKHVFCSIEEAYSQEKRAFETLFQGFETWRCGDALSRLDTLETSKRKALQMLTKDSDKVKEFFEKLQHTLEQKRNEILSDFETMKLAVMQAYDPEINKLNTILQEQRMAFNIAEAFKDVSEPIIFLQQMQEFREKIKVLKETPLPCSSVDISPTMKSFDTSQWNGIKLVDVDKLSLPQENNTLKFKIPSVFSRRFVVNSLICLLILAVTRMSFVESVVDNLQCWRSQFFAINLSYLADTVEIADHAVFYWEQMTDGASLLREKCKNYTLVVLDNVAQFVCKYKLL is encoded by the exons ATG GATATGATGGAGCTCCTAGAGGAAGATCTCACCTGTCCCATTTGCTGTAGCCTGTTCGATGATCCTCgtgtcctgccctgctcccacaatttctgcagaaagtgtCTGGAAGGTATTCTTGAGGGAAATGTGCGGAATGTGCTTTGGAGACCATCCCCTTTCAAGTGCCCCACGTGCAGGAAGGAAACTCCTGTTACTGGCATCAACAGTTTGCAAGTCAACTACTCCCTGAAAGGTATCGTGGAGAAGTACAACAAAATCAAAGTAACTCCGAAAATGCCCGTGTGCAAAGTGCACAGCGGGCAACCCCTTAACATCTTCTGCCGGACAGACATGCAGCTGATCTGTGGGGTTTGTGCCACCCGTGGTGACCATACAAAGCACGTTTTCTGTTCTATTGAAGAAGCTTATTCCCAGGAGAAGCGGGCCTTTGAAACCCTCTTTCAGGGCTTTGAAACGTGGCGTTGTGGAGATGCCCTCTCGCGGCTGGATACCTTAGAAACCAGTAagaggaaagctctgcagaTGCTGACCAAAGATTCTGACAAAGTGAAAGAGTTCTTTGAGAAGCTGCAGCACACGCTGGAGCAGAAGCGTAATGAGATTCTCTCTGACTTTGAGACCATGAAGCTTGCAGTGATGCAGGCCTACGACCCGGAAATCAATAAACTGAACACCATTCTGCAGGAGCAGCGGATGGCTTTTAACATTGCAGAGGCCTTCAAAGATGTGTCTGAGCCTATtatatttctgcagcagatgcaGGAGTTCAGGGAAAAAATCAAGGTGCTCAAAGAAACTCCTTTACCTTGTTCCAGTGTGGACATCAGCCCTACAATGAAGAGCTTTGATACCAGCCAGTGGAATGGCATAAAGCTAGTTGATGTGGACAAACTTTCCTTGCCTCAGGAAAACAACACTCTTAAATTCAAGATTCCCTCAGTCTTTTCGCGCAGATTTGTAGTGAATTCTCTTATTTGCTTGCTTATTCTTGCTGTCACCAGGATGTCCTTTGTGGAGTCAGTTGTTGACAATCTCCAGTGCTGGAGATCTCAATTCTTTGCAATTAACTTGTCCTATTTGGCAGATACGGTGGAGATAGCAGATCACGCAGTCTTTTACTGGGAACAGATGACAGATGGAGCTTCACTTCTAAGAGAAAAGTGTAAAAACTATACATTGGTTGTACTGGATAATGTTGCACAGTTTGTGTGCAAGTATAAACTGTTGTGA
- the TRIM13 gene encoding E3 ubiquitin-protein ligase TRIM13 isoform X2 has product MMELLEEDLTCPICCSLFDDPRVLPCSHNFCRKCLEGILEGNVRNVLWRPSPFKCPTCRKETPVTGINSLQVNYSLKGIVEKYNKIKVTPKMPVCKVHSGQPLNIFCRTDMQLICGVCATRGDHTKHVFCSIEEAYSQEKRAFETLFQGFETWRCGDALSRLDTLETSKRKALQMLTKDSDKVKEFFEKLQHTLEQKRNEILSDFETMKLAVMQAYDPEINKLNTILQEQRMAFNIAEAFKDVSEPIIFLQQMQEFREKIKVLKETPLPCSSVDISPTMKSFDTSQWNGIKLVDVDKLSLPQENNTLKFKIPSVFSRRFVVNSLICLLILAVTRMSFVESVVDNLQCWRSQFFAINLSYLADTVEIADHAVFYWEQMTDGASLLREKCKNYTLVVLDNVAQFVCKYKLL; this is encoded by the coding sequence ATGATGGAGCTCCTAGAGGAAGATCTCACCTGTCCCATTTGCTGTAGCCTGTTCGATGATCCTCgtgtcctgccctgctcccacaatttctgcagaaagtgtCTGGAAGGTATTCTTGAGGGAAATGTGCGGAATGTGCTTTGGAGACCATCCCCTTTCAAGTGCCCCACGTGCAGGAAGGAAACTCCTGTTACTGGCATCAACAGTTTGCAAGTCAACTACTCCCTGAAAGGTATCGTGGAGAAGTACAACAAAATCAAAGTAACTCCGAAAATGCCCGTGTGCAAAGTGCACAGCGGGCAACCCCTTAACATCTTCTGCCGGACAGACATGCAGCTGATCTGTGGGGTTTGTGCCACCCGTGGTGACCATACAAAGCACGTTTTCTGTTCTATTGAAGAAGCTTATTCCCAGGAGAAGCGGGCCTTTGAAACCCTCTTTCAGGGCTTTGAAACGTGGCGTTGTGGAGATGCCCTCTCGCGGCTGGATACCTTAGAAACCAGTAagaggaaagctctgcagaTGCTGACCAAAGATTCTGACAAAGTGAAAGAGTTCTTTGAGAAGCTGCAGCACACGCTGGAGCAGAAGCGTAATGAGATTCTCTCTGACTTTGAGACCATGAAGCTTGCAGTGATGCAGGCCTACGACCCGGAAATCAATAAACTGAACACCATTCTGCAGGAGCAGCGGATGGCTTTTAACATTGCAGAGGCCTTCAAAGATGTGTCTGAGCCTATtatatttctgcagcagatgcaGGAGTTCAGGGAAAAAATCAAGGTGCTCAAAGAAACTCCTTTACCTTGTTCCAGTGTGGACATCAGCCCTACAATGAAGAGCTTTGATACCAGCCAGTGGAATGGCATAAAGCTAGTTGATGTGGACAAACTTTCCTTGCCTCAGGAAAACAACACTCTTAAATTCAAGATTCCCTCAGTCTTTTCGCGCAGATTTGTAGTGAATTCTCTTATTTGCTTGCTTATTCTTGCTGTCACCAGGATGTCCTTTGTGGAGTCAGTTGTTGACAATCTCCAGTGCTGGAGATCTCAATTCTTTGCAATTAACTTGTCCTATTTGGCAGATACGGTGGAGATAGCAGATCACGCAGTCTTTTACTGGGAACAGATGACAGATGGAGCTTCACTTCTAAGAGAAAAGTGTAAAAACTATACATTGGTTGTACTGGATAATGTTGCACAGTTTGTGTGCAAGTATAAACTGTTGTGA
- the KCNRG gene encoding potassium channel regulatory protein, protein MSNREVVVVSVGGVRFVTRASTLQQFPESRLARMLNDDDREFKLVNGEFFVDRDGTLFSYIMDFLRTLQVSLPIDFSDYQRLQREAEFYGLYPLADLLSQEHLLKPRLEILEVRFSLQEMQAFFRIFGSCSATVETLAEQITVFMGQQSGQSWNSPFPSQKPLVPLPLERPSHHDMVFQCGTDYSAGDQFVARYVSIKPDSRKLINGTNVLGLLLDTLLKDGFRLISSRTVSGEDKVECFSFERVKRPAGLALTLKNTPGSSGVAQAKRSQVQKGK, encoded by the exons ATGAGTAATCGAGAGGTGGTAGTTGTGAGTGTGGGAGGGGTGAGATTTGTAACCCGGGCTTCTACCTTGCAGCAGTTCCCTGAGTCCAGGCTGGCACGGATGTTGAATGATGATGACCGGGAATTTAAACTGGTGAATGGAGAGTTTTTTGTGGACAGAGATGGAACTTTGTTTAGTTACATCATGGACTTCTTGAGGACTCTCCAGGTCTCCTTACCAATTGATTTCTCAGACTATCAGAggctgcagagggaagcagaatTCTATGGGCTCTACCCTCTGGCTGACCTCCTGAGCCAGGAACACTTGCTGAAGCCAAGGCTGGAGATCTTGGAAGTGCGTTTTTCTCTCCAAGAGATGCAGGCCTTTTTCCGGATCTTTGGTTCCTGCAGTGCCACTGTTGAGACACTAGCTGAGCAGATCACGGTGTTCATGGGGCAGCAGTCAGGACAGAGCTGGAACAgcccttttccttctcagaaaCCACTTGTTCCGCTTCCTTTGGAAAGACCTTCTCATCATGACATGGTTTTTCAGTGCGGTACTGACTACTCTGCTGGTGACCAGTTTGTGGCCAG gtATGTTTCCATAAAGCCAGATAGTAGAAAGCTGATTAATGGTACAAACGTGCTAGGCCTGCTGCTTGACACTTTACTCAAAGATGGATTTCGCCTCATAAGCAGCAGGACAGTCTCGGGTGAAGACAAAGTGGAATGCTTCAGTTTTGAAAGGGTGAAGAGGCCAGCAGGCCTTGCCCTCACGCTGAAGAACACCCCAGGGAGCTCTGGGGTGGCACAGGCAAAGAGAAGCCAAgtgcagaaagggaaataa